The following proteins come from a genomic window of Paenibacillus sp. CAA11:
- a CDS encoding polysaccharide deacetylase yields MYRRWMAAVLVVILGMTLALPRGTSAAASKGEALLGINDKLTEIAPLLKSGNYYVPVRELAKEMGLQMTGSPEHIVLADQSGRTLTLLRSGDQALRSDGAKVKASMFVSQGRTMIPFGTVAESFNYKVTYNPDQRVLRAVNNAKALSESEFLKKYSQQIAKLARVETPSSPGQKGKQPVYLTFDDGPSAHTGQLLDILSKYDAKATFFMLGNRISSYPAAVQRMVKEGHALGLHGMTHEKNKFYASPAAALKEMNQDNERLNKAVKQKTTLIRTPYGSKPYFTQSFRDKVLGEGGYHMWDWNVDSLDWKYKSNSRAIYNNVMKQVHNEHKHGTAPLILFHDQAATLKVLPQILAELKKEGYNFEILTSEMKPVNFWKDAR; encoded by the coding sequence ATGTACAGAAGATGGATGGCAGCGGTGCTTGTCGTGATCTTGGGAATGACCCTTGCTTTGCCGAGAGGAACCTCTGCGGCGGCGAGTAAAGGCGAAGCCTTGCTGGGGATTAATGACAAACTGACAGAGATTGCACCGTTACTAAAGAGTGGTAATTATTATGTGCCTGTGCGGGAGCTTGCCAAGGAAATGGGGCTTCAGATGACGGGCTCGCCCGAACATATTGTGCTTGCCGACCAAAGCGGTAGAACACTGACCCTGCTGCGCAGCGGCGACCAGGCGCTCCGGTCGGATGGAGCCAAGGTCAAAGCGAGCATGTTCGTCTCGCAGGGAAGAACAATGATCCCATTCGGTACGGTAGCAGAATCGTTTAATTATAAAGTTACCTACAACCCCGATCAGCGAGTGCTGCGCGCCGTGAACAATGCGAAGGCGCTGAGCGAGAGTGAGTTCCTTAAGAAGTACAGCCAGCAAATAGCTAAGCTTGCCCGTGTAGAGACACCGTCCAGCCCTGGTCAAAAGGGGAAGCAGCCAGTCTATCTTACTTTTGACGATGGTCCGAGTGCACATACGGGTCAGCTGCTTGATATTCTAAGCAAATATGACGCCAAGGCGACCTTCTTCATGCTGGGCAACCGCATCAGCAGCTACCCGGCTGCGGTGCAGCGGATGGTGAAGGAAGGCCATGCTCTGGGACTGCATGGGATGACGCATGAGAAGAATAAGTTCTATGCTTCTCCGGCAGCTGCGTTGAAAGAGATGAATCAGGATAACGAGAGACTGAATAAGGCGGTCAAGCAGAAGACAACCCTTATTAGGACGCCTTACGGCAGCAAGCCGTATTTTACCCAGTCGTTCCGTGACAAGGTTCTGGGCGAAGGTGGATACCATATGTGGGATTGGAACGTGGATTCACTGGATTGGAAATACAAGAGCAACAGCCGTGCTATTTATAATAATGTAATGAAGCAGGTGCATAACGAACACAAACATGGCACAGCGCCGCTGATCCTGTTCCATGATCAGGCTGCTACGCTGAAGGTACTGCCGCAAATTCTGGCAGAGCTTAAGAAGGAAGGATACAACTTTGAGATCCTGACTTCCGAAATGAAGCCCGTGAACTTCTGGAAGGACGCCCGTTAA